One genomic segment of Gemmatimonadota bacterium includes these proteins:
- the atpC gene encoding ATP synthase F1 subunit epsilon, whose product MRVTVISPERAVFDGQAEAVSATAFDGEIGILPNHAPLMTVLGTGPLRIRTAGGARTFHVQGGFLQVVSNTVRILAEQISGDADA is encoded by the coding sequence ATGCGCGTCACCGTCATCTCCCCCGAGCGCGCGGTCTTCGATGGACAGGCCGAGGCGGTCAGCGCCACGGCGTTCGACGGCGAGATCGGCATCCTGCCGAATCACGCGCCGTTGATGACCGTGCTCGGGACCGGCCCCCTTCGCATCCGCACTGCGGGCGGGGCCAGGACCTTCCATGTGCAAGGCGGATTCCTGCAGGTCGTCTCCAACACGGTCCGCATTCTCGCGGAACAGATCTCAGGAGATGCCGATGCGTAA
- a CDS encoding TPM domain-containing protein: MWQKGIGALVVLQLGLLSGVAAQGGVASLFPAQPTGMVTDVAKVLDAASLARIESRLTLLRQQTGAEVAVVTLPTLGGREPAEVALAIGRAWGVGAKAAVGDQTRNAGAVFLLVPRSGDQRGEIRLEVGNGLEGILTDARTGQILDALMPQLREQQYGSALEAGTVAIADLVARTMGISDTSLVQPRAPPRRGFPRGLLTLIIIVLWLIINTRGGGRGGRYRRGGRGPFIIGGGGFGGGGFGGGGFGGGGFGGFGGGGGFSGGGGGRSF, translated from the coding sequence ATGTGGCAGAAAGGTATCGGCGCGTTGGTGGTGCTCCAACTGGGTCTCCTGAGCGGGGTCGCGGCGCAGGGCGGGGTGGCTTCGCTCTTTCCGGCCCAGCCGACCGGGATGGTGACCGATGTCGCCAAGGTGCTGGATGCCGCCAGCCTGGCCCGCATTGAGTCGCGCCTCACGCTGCTCCGGCAGCAGACCGGTGCCGAGGTGGCGGTGGTCACCTTGCCGACGCTGGGCGGTCGGGAGCCGGCCGAGGTGGCACTCGCCATCGGCCGAGCCTGGGGCGTCGGGGCGAAGGCCGCCGTCGGCGATCAGACGCGGAACGCGGGGGCCGTCTTCCTGCTGGTGCCGCGGTCGGGCGACCAGCGGGGCGAGATTCGCCTCGAGGTCGGCAACGGCCTCGAGGGGATCCTCACCGACGCACGCACGGGGCAGATCCTCGACGCGTTGATGCCGCAGCTCCGGGAACAGCAATACGGTTCGGCGCTCGAGGCCGGGACCGTCGCGATCGCCGATCTGGTGGCGCGGACGATGGGCATCAGCGATACGTCGCTGGTGCAGCCCCGGGCGCCGCCGCGACGCGGCTTTCCCCGCGGCCTCCTGACGCTGATCATCATCGTGCTGTGGTTGATCATCAACACGCGGGGCGGCGGGCGCGGTGGCCGGTATCGTCGTGGCGGCAGAGGGCCGTTCATCATCGGCGGCGGCGGCTTCGGCGGCGGCGGCTTCGGGGGCGGCGGATTCGGCGGCGGTGGCTTTGGCGGCTTCGGCGGTGGCGGGGGTTTCAGCGGCGGCGGCGGCGGGAGGAGCTTCTGA
- a CDS encoding methionine--tRNA ligase translates to MKPWYITTAIDYANGDPHLGHALEKIGADALARWHRLQGQPVRFLMGMDEHGQKVFQSAQAAGLSPQAWVDGISAHFEQTWRSLHCAHDDWMRTTEPRHAAGVQALLERIRERHPEDLFVGEYEGLYCVGCEEFKQEGQLVDGRCPEHPSRDLVRTKEKNTFFRLSAYRDRVLALVEANDVFRVEPQIRRNEILSTLREGLQDISISRARLPWGIPFPGTDDETVYVWFDALINYLSATGYPHDGWDAIWPADLHVVGKGITRFHCIIWPAMLLAAELPLPKAIWAHGYVQWGGAKVSKSEGSSVTIAEAADRHGADALRWFLLREVGFEHDGDFTFERFDAVYESELANGLGNLASRVLAMVEKYRDGVVPIAAPSPLPVADAAVADYASAMTANDLKGAAKLVVDVVTEANGYITVAAPWALAKGGQEAELDVVLATLATTLLRLAVMTFPFMPEKATALWSALGQDGAPEAAWENAKRPALGGASVRKPENLFPRLA, encoded by the coding sequence GTGAAGCCCTGGTACATCACCACCGCCATCGACTACGCCAACGGCGATCCGCACCTCGGCCACGCGCTCGAGAAGATCGGCGCCGATGCCCTGGCCCGCTGGCATCGCCTGCAGGGGCAGCCGGTGCGCTTCCTGATGGGGATGGACGAACACGGCCAGAAGGTCTTTCAGTCGGCGCAGGCCGCTGGGCTCTCCCCGCAGGCCTGGGTCGACGGCATTTCGGCGCACTTCGAGCAGACCTGGCGGAGCCTCCACTGCGCCCACGACGACTGGATGCGCACGACCGAGCCGCGTCACGCCGCCGGGGTGCAGGCCCTGCTCGAACGGATCCGCGAGCGACACCCCGAGGACCTCTTCGTCGGCGAATACGAGGGACTGTATTGCGTCGGCTGCGAGGAGTTCAAGCAGGAAGGGCAACTGGTCGACGGACGGTGTCCCGAGCATCCGTCTCGCGACCTCGTGCGCACCAAGGAGAAGAACACCTTCTTCCGTCTCTCCGCGTATCGTGACCGTGTCCTCGCGCTGGTCGAGGCGAACGATGTGTTCCGGGTCGAGCCGCAGATCCGGCGCAACGAGATTCTCAGCACGCTCCGCGAGGGACTGCAGGACATCTCGATCTCGCGCGCGCGGTTGCCGTGGGGCATCCCCTTCCCAGGCACCGACGACGAAACCGTCTACGTGTGGTTTGACGCGCTCATCAATTACCTGAGTGCGACCGGCTATCCGCACGACGGCTGGGACGCCATCTGGCCGGCCGATCTCCATGTCGTCGGCAAGGGGATCACCCGCTTTCATTGCATCATCTGGCCGGCGATGCTGCTCGCTGCCGAACTGCCGCTGCCGAAGGCGATCTGGGCCCACGGCTACGTGCAGTGGGGCGGCGCCAAGGTGAGCAAGTCGGAGGGGAGTTCAGTGACGATCGCGGAAGCGGCCGATCGGCATGGCGCCGACGCGCTCCGCTGGTTCCTGTTGCGCGAGGTCGGCTTCGAACACGATGGCGACTTCACCTTCGAGCGGTTCGACGCCGTCTACGAGAGCGAGCTCGCCAACGGCCTCGGCAACCTGGCGTCGCGAGTCCTCGCGATGGTGGAGAAGTACCGGGATGGCGTCGTCCCCATCGCCGCGCCGTCGCCACTCCCCGTCGCCGACGCGGCCGTGGCCGACTACGCGTCGGCGATGACCGCCAACGACCTCAAGGGCGCGGCCAAGCTGGTGGTCGATGTGGTGACCGAGGCGAACGGGTACATCACCGTCGCGGCGCCGTGGGCGCTCGCCAAGGGTGGTCAGGAGGCCGAGTTGGACGTGGTGCTCGCGACCCTCGCCACGACCTTGCTTCGCCTCGCGGTGATGACGTTCCCCTTCATGCCCGAGAAGGCCACCGCCCTTTGGAGCGCCCTCGGGCAGGACGGCGCGCCCGAGGCCGCTTGGGAGAACGCCAAACGCCCCGCGCTGGGCGGGGCGTCGGTGCGTAAGCCGGAGAATCTGTTTCCGAGATTGGCGTAG
- a CDS encoding thioredoxin domain-containing protein: MVRRLLPLLLLLAPAAAAAQQDTLIAPRAKGSVTAPVTVYEMSDLQCPYCRRFATETFPTIEKEYIKTGKVRWVYVHFPLTQIHQNAAAAAIFATCAMKQGKFWPTHDALYAQQEKWEKLADPAAFFLSLAGGLGLQRPALNACLASPDAARIVRSDAAGAIRAGAKSTPTFFIEGGIMEGAYPIEAFRHVLDSVVTVKTAKPAKAGK; this comes from the coding sequence ATGGTGCGTCGCCTGCTCCCCTTGCTCCTCCTGCTCGCCCCGGCAGCCGCCGCCGCGCAGCAGGACACGCTGATCGCCCCCCGCGCCAAGGGATCCGTCACGGCGCCGGTGACCGTCTACGAGATGTCCGATCTGCAGTGCCCGTACTGCCGGCGCTTCGCGACCGAGACCTTTCCGACGATCGAGAAGGAGTACATCAAGACCGGCAAGGTGCGCTGGGTCTACGTGCACTTCCCGCTCACGCAGATCCACCAGAACGCGGCGGCGGCGGCCATCTTCGCGACCTGCGCCATGAAGCAGGGGAAGTTCTGGCCGACGCACGACGCGCTCTACGCCCAGCAGGAAAAGTGGGAGAAGCTCGCCGATCCCGCGGCCTTCTTCCTCTCGCTCGCCGGCGGCCTCGGTCTGCAGCGGCCCGCGCTGAACGCCTGCCTCGCGAGCCCCGATGCCGCCCGCATCGTGCGCAGCGACGCCGCCGGTGCGATCCGCGCGGGGGCGAAGAGCACGCCGACCTTTTTCATCGAAGGTGGCATCATGGAAGGGGCCTATCCGATCGAGGCCTTCCGGCATGTGCTCGACAGCGTCGTGACCGTGAAGACGGCCAAGCCGGCGAAGGCCGGCAAATAG
- a CDS encoding acetyl-CoA carboxylase carboxyltransferase subunit alpha, producing the protein MATSYTLEFEKPLAELEKQIDELKRVGSEREIDVLGELTTLEEKLDAKRAEIYAGLTPMQRVLVARHARRPYTLDYLSSIFTDFIELHGDRLFRDDPAIVGGWARLAGQSVMVIGHQKGRDTKENIKRNFGMPHPEGYRKALRLMQIAARFHAPVITLIDTPGAYPGLGAEERGQSEALARNILEMSILPTPIITVVIGEGGSGGALALGVADRILMFENSVYSVISPEGCAAILWKDASQRERAAEALKLTSDDLLRLGLVDEIIPEPVGGAHFDPDAAGESLRASLIRQMTELRKLKADKLIKRRHDKFAAMGAYADA; encoded by the coding sequence ATGGCGACCAGCTACACCCTCGAGTTCGAGAAGCCCCTCGCCGAGCTCGAGAAGCAGATCGACGAGCTGAAGCGCGTGGGCAGCGAGCGCGAAATCGACGTCCTCGGGGAGCTCACCACGCTCGAGGAGAAGCTCGACGCGAAGCGCGCCGAGATCTATGCCGGCCTCACGCCGATGCAGCGCGTGCTGGTGGCACGGCATGCCCGGCGGCCGTACACGCTCGACTACCTCTCGTCGATCTTCACCGACTTCATCGAACTGCACGGCGACCGGCTCTTCCGCGACGACCCGGCGATCGTCGGCGGTTGGGCGCGGCTCGCGGGCCAGTCGGTCATGGTGATCGGCCACCAGAAGGGGCGCGACACCAAGGAGAACATCAAGCGCAACTTCGGCATGCCGCATCCCGAGGGCTACCGGAAGGCGCTCCGTCTGATGCAGATCGCCGCGCGCTTCCATGCGCCGGTCATCACCTTGATTGACACGCCGGGGGCGTACCCCGGTCTGGGCGCGGAAGAGCGTGGCCAGTCCGAGGCGCTCGCGCGCAACATCCTCGAGATGTCGATCCTGCCGACGCCGATCATCACGGTGGTGATTGGTGAGGGCGGATCGGGCGGGGCGCTGGCGCTCGGCGTGGCCGATCGGATCCTGATGTTCGAGAACTCCGTCTACTCGGTGATCTCCCCCGAGGGGTGCGCGGCAATCCTCTGGAAGGATGCCTCGCAGCGTGAGCGCGCCGCCGAGGCGCTCAAGCTCACCTCGGACGACCTGCTCCGCCTTGGCCTGGTCGATGAGATCATCCCCGAGCCGGTCGGTGGGGCGCACTTCGACCCCGATGCCGCCGGTGAATCGTTGCGGGCCTCGCTGATCCGCCAGATGACCGAGCTGCGCAAGCTGAAGGCCGACAAGCTCATCAAGCGTCGCCACGACAAGTTCGCGGCGATGGGGGCGTACGCAGACGCCTGA
- a CDS encoding LemA family protein yields the protein MLRTASLLAAVTVLASGCGYNSLQGLDEQVNKAKGQIEVQLQRRADLIPNLVATVKGVAAQETTVFIAVAEARAKLSGAVQGGNIQEMANANAAMQAPLGRLIAIAEAYPVLKSSENFKQLQDQLEGTENRIAVARTDYNSAVEQFNTTTRKFPTNLTAKMFGLGKAREYFEVTTPGAKDAPAVKF from the coding sequence ATGCTTCGTACTGCCTCGCTCCTCGCCGCCGTGACCGTCCTGGCCAGCGGCTGCGGGTACAACTCGCTGCAGGGGCTCGATGAGCAGGTGAACAAGGCCAAGGGACAGATCGAGGTCCAGCTGCAGCGCCGTGCCGACCTGATCCCGAACCTCGTGGCCACGGTGAAGGGTGTCGCCGCGCAGGAGACCACGGTCTTCATCGCCGTCGCCGAGGCGCGCGCCAAGCTCTCCGGCGCGGTGCAGGGCGGCAACATCCAGGAGATGGCCAACGCCAACGCCGCCATGCAGGCGCCGCTGGGCCGCTTGATTGCGATCGCCGAGGCGTACCCCGTCCTCAAGAGCAGCGAGAACTTCAAGCAGCTGCAGGACCAGCTCGAGGGAACGGAAAACCGGATCGCGGTCGCGCGGACGGATTACAACAGCGCCGTGGAGCAGTTCAACACCACGACGCGGAAGTTTCCGACCAACCTGACGGCGAAGATGTTCGGCTTGGGGAAGGCGCGCGAATACTTCGAGGTCACGACGCCGGGGGCGAAGGATGCGCCGGCGGTGAAGTTCTAG
- a CDS encoding nucleotidyltransferase domain-containing protein, which produces MDRGQLDADIARLVTRLQSADAPTGSALLYGSVVRGDWIATRSDVNLLLVMDDASPAGLRRLAGAVSEWHRAGHTAPLIIGREEWQRSVDVFPIEMTDMQLAYRLLHGTDPLADVRVAPSDLRRALESELRGKLVRLRQAYVRFGESMVTLGGFATASVGQLLVLFRCTGALLGRPMGATAAETIAGLADVLGDDAAVITEIAGHRAEPEWHCPPATFARYLEVVHRAVEFIDHYPQGDA; this is translated from the coding sequence ATGGATCGTGGCCAATTGGATGCGGATATTGCACGACTCGTGACGCGCCTGCAGTCGGCCGACGCGCCGACCGGCAGCGCGCTGCTCTACGGCTCGGTGGTGCGAGGCGACTGGATCGCCACACGCTCCGACGTCAACCTGCTGCTCGTGATGGACGACGCGTCACCGGCGGGATTGCGGCGCCTCGCCGGGGCGGTGTCGGAGTGGCACCGCGCCGGTCACACGGCGCCGTTGATCATCGGCCGCGAGGAGTGGCAGCGCTCGGTCGATGTCTTCCCGATCGAGATGACCGACATGCAGCTCGCCTACCGGTTGCTGCACGGCACCGATCCGCTCGCCGACGTCCGCGTGGCGCCGTCGGATCTGCGTCGGGCGCTGGAGTCGGAACTGCGCGGCAAGCTGGTGCGACTGCGCCAGGCCTACGTCCGATTCGGCGAGTCGATGGTGACGCTCGGCGGTTTCGCCACCGCCTCCGTCGGCCAACTGCTGGTGCTCTTCCGGTGCACCGGCGCGCTGCTCGGACGTCCCATGGGCGCGACGGCCGCCGAAACCATCGCTGGCCTCGCCGACGTACTGGGCGACGACGCGGCGGTGATCACCGAGATCGCGGGGCACCGGGCCGAGCCCGAGTGGCACTGCCCCCCCGCCACGTTCGCCCGGTATCTTGAAGTGGTCCACCGGGCGGTTGAGTTCATTGACCACTACCCACAGGGAGATGCTTGA
- a CDS encoding CPBP family intramembrane metalloprotease, giving the protein MAASRYVTDSRAPRYSLLFALPLLLAYEGLAWFLSDPTAGGVRNGADVILKGLFAAAGGARGVLAFEVGLGLLGVWLIARDWRRHPGPLRASVFGGMLLESSVLAVLVGLIVGRATNSLLHILAIGQGGTSIDLPTQLMISLGAGIYEELLFRVVLVGTLAWAGARLFGWAPRTAGVVAAVAGALLFSAFHYIGAYGDPLELPSFLFRFLAGLVFSGVYLLRGFGIAAWTHALYDVFVTLA; this is encoded by the coding sequence ATGGCTGCCTCGCGCTACGTCACGGATAGTCGCGCCCCGCGCTACTCGCTCCTCTTTGCGCTCCCGCTCCTGCTCGCGTATGAGGGGCTGGCGTGGTTTCTGAGCGATCCGACGGCCGGTGGCGTGCGCAACGGTGCCGACGTGATCCTCAAGGGGCTCTTTGCGGCCGCGGGTGGCGCGCGCGGGGTGCTCGCCTTCGAGGTGGGACTGGGGCTCCTCGGTGTCTGGCTGATCGCGCGTGACTGGCGTCGGCATCCGGGCCCCCTCCGCGCGTCCGTCTTCGGCGGGATGCTGCTGGAGTCCTCGGTGCTGGCCGTGCTGGTCGGACTGATTGTGGGCCGGGCGACCAACTCGCTGCTGCACATCCTCGCGATCGGCCAGGGCGGGACCTCGATCGACCTGCCGACGCAGTTGATGATCTCGCTTGGCGCGGGGATCTACGAGGAACTCCTCTTCCGCGTGGTGTTGGTGGGGACGCTGGCATGGGCGGGGGCGCGCCTGTTCGGCTGGGCACCGCGCACCGCGGGGGTAGTCGCCGCGGTGGCTGGAGCCCTGCTCTTTTCGGCCTTTCACTACATCGGCGCCTACGGCGATCCGCTCGAACTGCCGTCGTTCCTCTTCCGCTTTCTCGCCGGGCTGGTCTTCAGCGGCGTCTACCTGCTCCGCGGCTTCGGGATCGCCGCATGGACGCACGCGCTCTACGACGTCTTCGTCACCCTCGCCTGA
- the atpD gene encoding F0F1 ATP synthase subunit beta — protein sequence MTATATTPTTGTIVQIIGPVLDIEFPPEQLPEIYNALTVEDSSGPVPVRLTAEVQQHIGRNQVRAVAMSSTDGVTRGMIAVDTGSAVTVPIGDAALGRILNVLGEPVDGGPAIPASVERWAIHRPSPAFTALEPKTEILETGIKVIDLIAPFVKGGKIGLFGGAGVGKTVVIQELINNVQKGHGGKSVFCGVGERTREGNDLYLEFKEAGILGSVALMYGQMNEPPGARLRVGLSGLTIAEYFRDEEGQDVLLFVDNIFRFTQAGAEVSALLGRMPSAAGYQPTLATEMGDLQERITSTRNGSITSVQAIYVPADDLTDPAPATAFAHLDATVVLSRAITELGIYPAVDPLDSTSRILAPQFIGERHYNVAIGLQRTLQRYKALQDIIAILGMDELSEEDKLIVGRARRLQRFLSQPFAVAEQFTGLPGKYVKLEETVASFERVLSGEFDHLPEQAFYMQGGIDDVIAKAKELQG from the coding sequence ATGACCGCTACCGCCACCACGCCGACCACCGGCACCATCGTCCAGATCATCGGGCCGGTGCTCGACATCGAGTTTCCGCCGGAGCAGTTGCCGGAGATCTACAACGCGCTGACCGTCGAGGATTCGAGCGGGCCGGTGCCGGTGCGGCTGACCGCCGAGGTGCAGCAGCACATCGGCCGCAACCAGGTGCGCGCGGTCGCGATGAGCTCCACCGACGGCGTGACGCGCGGCATGATCGCCGTCGACACCGGCTCGGCCGTGACGGTGCCGATCGGTGACGCCGCGCTCGGGCGCATCCTGAACGTCCTCGGCGAGCCGGTGGACGGTGGCCCGGCGATCCCGGCCTCGGTCGAGCGGTGGGCGATCCACCGCCCGTCGCCGGCGTTCACGGCGCTGGAGCCGAAGACGGAAATCCTCGAGACCGGCATCAAGGTCATCGACCTGATCGCCCCGTTCGTGAAGGGCGGCAAGATCGGCCTCTTCGGCGGCGCCGGCGTCGGCAAGACGGTCGTCATTCAGGAGCTGATCAACAACGTCCAGAAGGGACACGGCGGCAAGTCGGTCTTCTGCGGCGTCGGCGAGCGCACCCGCGAAGGGAACGACCTCTACCTCGAGTTCAAGGAAGCCGGCATTCTCGGCTCCGTGGCGCTGATGTACGGCCAGATGAACGAGCCGCCGGGCGCGCGTCTCCGCGTCGGCCTGTCGGGCCTCACCATCGCCGAGTACTTCCGCGACGAAGAAGGCCAGGACGTGCTGCTCTTCGTCGACAACATCTTCCGCTTCACGCAGGCCGGCGCCGAAGTGTCGGCGCTCCTCGGCCGCATGCCGTCGGCCGCCGGCTATCAGCCGACGCTGGCCACGGAGATGGGCGACCTCCAGGAGCGGATCACCTCGACCCGCAACGGCTCGATCACCTCGGTGCAGGCCATCTACGTGCCCGCCGACGACCTCACCGACCCGGCGCCGGCGACGGCCTTCGCCCACCTCGACGCGACCGTCGTGCTCTCGCGCGCGATCACCGAGCTCGGCATCTACCCGGCCGTCGACCCGCTTGACTCGACGTCCCGCATCCTGGCGCCGCAGTTCATCGGCGAGCGCCACTACAACGTCGCGATCGGCCTGCAGCGCACGTTGCAGCGCTACAAGGCGCTCCAGGACATCATCGCGATTCTCGGCATGGACGAGCTCTCGGAAGAGGACAAGCTGATCGTCGGCCGTGCACGCCGGCTCCAGCGCTTCCTCTCGCAGCCGTTCGCTGTCGCCGAGCAGTTCACCGGCCTTCCGGGCAAGTACGTCAAGCTGGAGGAGACGGTCGCCTCGTTCGAGCGCGTCCTCTCCGGCGAGTTCGACCATCTTCCCGAGCAGGCGTTCTACATGCAGGGCGGCATTGACGACGTGATCGCCAAGGCCAAGGAGCTGCAGGGCTGA